A portion of the Podospora pseudoanserina strain CBS 124.78 chromosome 2, whole genome shotgun sequence genome contains these proteins:
- a CDS encoding hypothetical protein (EggNog:ENOG503NZW0; COG:O): MVRCAPSRGHSKADDSNRVQVFHYEPDTSDSYSDSSDYVEQNARSPSFLSRVFKPKKKWQDAAVQVYKRHQGDNLYIHKVRLQSPQLKEALKGLLELYGLVYRDDSVMVESLAPHRALFFVRHHVAELAKMSKDDETSAHCSLLSGIIQEIFKDKFEEIETLNKEEKITFELLWTLYPEGSIFGTQLADEVPRAYKVNKITLTKEKVEIKCETIMFSGYSFRRYFWNVGIERFDGEIDRLQIPIIPYIDLACNRGLCDRLIQRGRKALDFQVPRYMEYDPEACRDDAVASPWVWKGSDHKLEKEKVVVDFFLVRKRVPYRFAHELLPGYKTGTRMGAKKFRRATPEEIDHSRHVVMKSTDNLLIMSPYVSGFSLSKRTYADFELDALKPIKRDLNAMEKVIFDDTKKAILKTLVENQRLTAQNQDGRNRALVISISGPSGTGKTLLAESVAAFTGQPLLKNWDIVRDTFEEARDWDGCILVEKPSLGPLPAQLDANAFVKELENFNGIVIVTSPGRPFVAPAIASRAQLHINLRYPSLFERKRLWELFNDQLPNDVGKLTSSELELLAAHPTNGYAIKNLLDVSAAWCRSLHRPISFDMIVKLREDTATSGGGGPPPPPPPPAGMGWPPRGPAMPSGMGGRVRGPPLGPIGTVVYTSPPRESKKKVRRYILVSDDDNDNESEQSISTLSSDDDDKSLESDSDTSRD; encoded by the exons ATGGTCAGGTGTGCACCTTCTCGTGGCCACTCGAAGGCTGACGACTCGAACAGAGTCCAAGTCTTCCATTACGAGCCCGACACTTCTGATTCCTATTCGGATTCCTCCGACTACGTTGAACAAAATGCTCGTTCCCCCTCCTTTCTGTCTCGCGTGTTCAAACCGAAGAAGAAGTGGCAAGATGCCGCAGTTCAGGTTTACAAACGTCACCAGGGCGACAACCTCTACATCCACAAAGTCCGTCTGCAAAGCCCACAGCTTAAGGAAGCCTTGAAAGGCCTTCTTGAGCTATATGGGTTGGTATACCGTGATGACAGTGTCATGGTTGAATCCCTCGCCCCGCATCGCGCCCTCTTCTTTGTGCGCCATCACGTTGCTGAGCTTGCAAAGATGTCCAAAGACGACGAGACCAGCGCCCATTGCTCTTTGCTTAGCGGCATCATCCAGGAAATCTTCAAGGACAAGTTCGAAGAGATTGAGACTCTCaacaaggaggagaagatcacTTTTGAACTCTTGTGGACTCTCTACCCAGAAGGGAGCATCTTCGGCACCCAGCTTGCCGATGAAGTCCCCCGTGCCTACAAGGTCAACAAGATCACTCTTACCAAGGAGAAGGTAGAGATCAAATGCGAGACAATCATGTTCAGCGGTTACTCTTTCCGACGATACTTTTGGAACGTCGGTATCGAGAGGTTCGATGGCGAGATTGACCGACTTCAGATACCAATCATACCGTATATCGACCTGGCATGCAATAGGGGGTTGTGTGATAGGCTGATTCAGCGAGGAAGGAAGGCATTGGACTTCCAGGTCCCAAGGTACATGGAGTATGACCCGGAGGCTTGCCGTGACGATGCGGTGGCTAGCCCGTGGGTTTGGAAGGGATCAGACCACAAACTG gagaaggaaaaggttgttgttgactttTTCCTGGTGCGGAAGCGGGTCCCCTACCGCTTCGCCCATGAACTTCTTCCTGGGTACAAAACCGGGACTCGCATGGGAGCCAAAAAGTTCCGCAGAGCAACACCTGAAGAGATTGACCACAGCAGACACGTGGTGATGAAGTCTACTGACAACCTCCTGATTATGTCTCCTTATGTTTCAggcttttctctttccaagAGAACCTATG CCGACTTCGAGCTCGATGCGCTCAAGCCGATTAAACGCGACCTGAATGCGATGGAGAAGGTTATTTTCGACGATACCAAGAAGGCCATTCTCAAAACTCTGGTTGAGAACCAGAGGCTGACGGCCCAGAATCAGGATGGTC GCAACCGGGCCCTCGTAATTTCGATTTCCGGACCAAGCGGGACAGGAAAGACTCTGCTGGCTGAATCTG TGGCGGCGTTTACTGGGCAGCCACTCTTGAAAAACTGGGACATTGTGAGAGATACATTTGAGGAGGCAAGAGATTGGGATGGCTGTATCTTAGTTGAGAAGCCATCATTGGGCCCTTTGCCAGCTCAGCTTGATGCAAATG CCTTCGTCAAAGAGCTCGAAAATTTTAATG GTATTGTCATTGTAACATCGCCAGGCAGGCCATTTGTGGCCCCCGCCATAGCCTCCCGTGCGCAGCTTCATATCAACCTTCGCTATCCCAGTTTGTTCGAGCGAAAGCGTCTCTGGGAACTCTTCAATGACCAGCTCCCTAACGACGTTGGGAAACTGACCTCAAGTGAACTTGAGCTGTTGGCAGCTCATCCAACGAACGGTTATGCCATCAAGAACCTCCTTGATGTCTCCGCGGCATGGTGCAGGTCGCTACATCGACCCATCAGCTTTGATATGATTGTCAAGCTCAGGGAAGATACTGCTACTTCTGGTGGCGGTGggccgcctccaccgccgccacctcccgcCGGCATGGGCTGGCCACCTAGAGGCCCGGCTATGCCTTCAGGAATGGGGGGAAGAGTTCGTGGTCCCCCGCTTGGACCAATCGGGACTGTCGTTTACACATCCCCGCCCAGAGAGTCAAAGAAGAAGGTTCGCAGATACATACTTGTTTctgatgatgacaatgacaACGAGTCGGAACAGAGCATCAGCACTCTCAGCTccgatgatgacgacaagAGTCTAGAATCTGACTCGGATACTTCGCGCGATTGA
- a CDS encoding hypothetical protein (EggNog:ENOG503PWZX): MKLSTLILAPLSLASAWKLELFASDGRKMTASGRDPNSGCKNIAFTPVLNVNRARFNKDTSLLPDPNTFELFVNKNCDGLSYRNGNGDHRLTPARKIRSYRVKR, translated from the coding sequence ATGAAGCTCtccaccctcatcctcgctccGCTTTCCCTGGCTTCTGCCTGGAAACTCGAGCTCTTTGCTTCCGACGGCCGCAAGATGACCGCCTCTGGCCGTGATCCCAACTCGGGCTGCAAGAATATTGCTTTTACCCCTGTCCTGAACGTCAACAGGGCAAGGTTCAACAAGGATACTTCGTTGCTCCCTGATCCCAACACCTTTGAGCTGTTTGTCAACAAGAACTGCGATGGGTTGAGCTATCGCAATGGGAATGGAGACCACCGGTTGACTCCGGCGAGGAAGATTAGGAGCTATCGTGTTAAGAGGTAG
- a CDS encoding hypothetical protein (EggNog:ENOG503NYWY; COG:O), producing the protein MLGTGYLGSPDPHTLDTAFPHAGSSQPSAMPPFKERLGMRMQKVQSIFRPSKRRIAEDDASSQPPKQLRTMLGPTKKAVQYPPSLSAPSTSPAGSSKANELPSTSSSGVSNTLAYPTMPFIMSADPPGSRRGNPIDLDAPPSQFSRSNSSSQSDSSSSSLIYDDDDQRQVLNDEAIARILQEAEHEYKNQPESSPQIFSPVTEEETQSHLAEFREKYHRWKCCQCGKSNDMTADVLVQKTKSMLKAGKSFLGMIHPFTKCRYCGCQGCLACGTRGTSLTRQRANAVRVTDAIRASWCCPEGRAFVIFSLLCGYERPTATKISTPASKEQPKQQQKLQPPQQPPQQQTAFARGTGYAHDSYSFNPFKGQPQQFHNSKPTPESADAVSYFLTLAEVLPSVDKKEFESTPGLRVMIHTSPMMRLACEILRSAAIGEMDARAGIIKATLLFVHRLARNWDAASCIFHEQIHFPPSQQLLMASMASMPPSRQAISSNHIKPETAQSVYTVVEKLSVVCRVFMDGSKSFGSADDGDEAICIARQVCDLQDVLHHLKPAPEDDKARPGPRASASTTSTVVTRSKNKELESIAAAAKMTDYHKLHGVMEIKDDLLLANFYTGFQNQVVNSNGQRMRKLFAQISSLHADLPDGIYVRYGESRPDMLKVLIIGPKNTPYEHGIFLFDILCGSDFPTAPPKVQFLTTGGGKVRFNPNLYANGKVCLSLIGTWNGQGWVPNVSTILQVLVSIQSMIFVERPYYNEPGYEIVPNHAGSEAYDRNIECNTVYHAIMPWLQALGNSPSTSQYSNTASLADCQIWGDIALKHLQLQKPAILAKVREWSRKSSSRVSGSMVSMLEKALSGYLAVPEVPAVVKNAGTPAKTGQTGTAPNQLAK; encoded by the exons ATGTTGGGTACTGGATACCTAGGTAGCCCAGATCCCCACACTCTCGACACTGCGTTTCCACACGCGGGCAGCTCTCAACCATCTGCCATGCCGCCTTTTAAGGAGAGACTGGGCATGAGGATGCAGAAGGTTCAGAGCATCTTCCGGCCATCAAAAAGACGCATCGCAGAAGATGATGCATCAAGCCAACCCCCGAAGCAGCTCCGGACAATGCTAGGACCCACCAAGAAAGCCGTACAGTATCCCCCCTCTCTGTCAGCGCCGTCGACGTCACCAGCGGGCTCTTCGAAAGCAAACGAGCTTCCTAGCACGTCTTCCAGTGGGGTCAGCAATACTCTCGCCTACCCAACCATGC CTTTCATCATGTCGGCCGACCCACCAGGATCAAGGAGGGGCAATCCGATCGACCTGGACGCACCTCCATCGCAGTTTTCACGCAGCAATTCCTCGAGCCAGTCAGACAGCAGCTCTAGCAGCCTGATAtacgacgatgacgaccaGCGTCAAGTCTTGAACGACGAGGCCATAGCCCGCATTCTTCAAGAGGCGGAACACGAATACAAAAACCAGCCAGAGTCGAGCCCCCAGATCTTCTCGCCTGTGACAGAGGAAGAGACGCAGAGCCATCTGGCCGAGTTCAGGGAGAAATACCACAGGTGGAAGTGCTGCCAATGTGGCAAGAGCAATGACATGACAGCAGACGTACTTGTTCAGAAGACAAAGTCCATGCTCAAAGCAGGCAAGTCGTTTC TAGGGATGATCCACCCTTTTACAAAATGCAGATACTGTGGCTGTCAAGGTTGTTTGGCCTGTGGTACTCGAGGTACATCGTTGACCCGACAGAGGGCCAACGCCGTCCGAGTAACTGATGCCATAAGAGCGTCCTGGTGTTGCCCCGAGGGGCGCGCCTTTGTGATTTTCTCTTTACTATGCGGTTACGAAAGACCTACAGCCACGAAGATTTCTACGCCTGCATCAAAAGAACAGCCAAAGCAACAGCAAAAGCTACAGccccctcaacagccccctCAACAGCAGACAGCTTTTGCAAGGGGCACTGGCTATGCACACGACTCGTACAGTTTCAATCCTTTCAAAGGGCAGCCTCAGCAGTTCCACAATTCCAAGCCAACGCCCGAGTCCGCTGATGCAGTTTCATATTTCTTGACACTTGCAGAAGTGCTTCCATCCGTGGATAAGAAAGAGTTTGAGTCCACACCTGGCCTACGGGTCATGATCCATACATCTCCCATGATGCGACTCGCTTGCGAGATTTTGCGATCAGCTGCTATTGGCGAGATGGATGCGAGGGCTGGCATTATCAAGGCAACCCTTCTCTTTGTTCACAGGTTGGCGCGAAACTGGGACGCCGCCTCGTGCATATTCCACGAGCAGATCCACTTCCCACCCTCGCAACAGTTACTAATGGCTTCAATGGCTTCAATGCCTCCTTCCAGGCAGGCTATATCAAGCAACCATATTAAACCCGAAACTGCACAATCTGTTTATACGGTAGTGGAGAAACTATCTGTAGTTTGCCGAGTCTTCATGGATGGCTCCAAGAGCTTTGGGTCTGCGGATGACGGTGACGAAGCAATCTGCATTGCGCGACAAGTCTGCGACCTGCAAGACGTTCTTCATCATCTGAAACCCGCACCGGAAGACGACAAGGCTCGCCCGGGTCCCCGTGCGTCAGCTTCTACAACGAGCACTGTCGTCACACGGTCCAAAAACAAGGAACTCGAATCGATAGCAGCAGCGGCTAAGATGACCGACTACCACAAGTTACATGGTGTGATGGAAATCAAGGATGATCTTTTGTTGGCCAACTTTTACACGGGTTTTCAAAACCAAGTCGTGAACTCCAATGGCCAGCGGATGAGAAAGCTGTTTGCGCAGATCTCATCGCTACACGCGGACCTTCCCGACGGCATCTATGTCCGCTACGGCGAGTCACGACCAGACATGCTCAAAGTGTTGATCATCGGGCCTAAGAACACGCCTTATGAGCATggcatcttcctctttgACATTCTTTGTGGCTCGGACTTTCCCACGGCGCCACCAAAGGTGCAGTTTCTGACGACAGGCGGTGGCAAGGTCAGGTTCAACCCAAACTTGTATGCAAACGGAAAAG TTTGCCTGTCACTGATCGGGACATGGAATGGACAGGGATGGGTGCCAAACGTTTCGACAATCCTACAGGTTTTGGTTTCTATACAGT CCATGATCTTTGTCGAGCGGCCATACTATAACGAACCTGGTTACGAAATCGTACCCAACCACGCCGGCAGCGAAGCGTACGATCGCAACATAGAATGCAATACGGTCTATCATGCCATCATGCCTTGGCTCCAGGCTCTGGGCAATTCCCCTTCTACATCCCAATACTCTAATACTGCCAGCCTGGCCGATTGCCAAATCTGGGGTGACATTGCCCTGAAGCACTTGCAGCTCCAGAAACCAGCAATACTGGCaaaggtgagggagtggagTAGGAAGAGCAGCTCAAGAGTGTCAGGTTCCATGGTGAGCATGCTCGAGAAAGCCCTCAGTGGTTACCTGGCTGTCCCCGAAGTTCCAGCTGTCGTTAAGAATGCTGGTACTCCAGCTAAGACTGGACAAACTGGTACGGCACCAAATCAACTGGCCAAGTAA
- a CDS encoding hypothetical protein (COG:H; EggNog:ENOG503NX1U) produces the protein MLLFVQSSTTSTDPYTAHTFSFGPAMKRWLAALAPSALAAAQDITTPSIRIETRVPLNSRLCNVYVEHVQPVKGAVDFSYGSCQQLTPHDSHHFIATSTDASQDRLVWTLPEDIFSGGCISAWSTTTNVLLGRSEVQHLDLHTMARRRHARLARRSNDPNSILMDNSTGVNVWGPWFDGVEVLKNAECSAIDSAAAKQKSIAIVGAGMSGLMAYLCLTQQGLTSVSLIEGGDRLGGRVQTVYLSGGPFDYSYQEMGPMRVPMTLTVANQTYNMSDHQLVFQLVEEMNMLNKDNDDDLHIDLIDWLEAGSRTLPRDGGSNRVGEVDGQQGRPDNQGAVDQLGMSVEEIFDKVNKALPCEDFCVEMANNMFTAHRKWLEKGLFDLAGNQWSEFAFTAEYLNNNVNNTHFGYWGKGASSFWDKVYGSKSL, from the exons ATGCTTTTGTTTGTACAAAGCAGCACTACCTCAACAGACCCGTACACAGCACACACATTTTCTTTCGGCCCGGCCATGAAGCGGTGGCTCGCAGCCCTCGCACCATCGGCTCTCGCAGCAGCCCAAGATatcacaaccccctccataCGAATTGAAACTCGAGTTCCCTTAAACTCAAGGCTCTGCAATGTATACGTCGAACACGTGCAACCTGTCAAAGGTGCTGTCGACTTTAGCTATGGCTCCTGCCAGCAGCTAACCCCACACGACTCCCACCACTTTATCGCGACCAGCACAGATGCCTCCCAGGACCGACTCGTTTGGACGCTACCCGAGGACATCTTTTCCGGCGGATGTATTTCGGCATggagcaccaccacaaatgTCTTGCTGGGCAGAAGCGAGGTGCAGCACCTGGATCTCCACACGATGGCCCGAAGACGACATGCCCGCCTTGCCCGCCGCAGCAATGACCCCAACAGCATTTTGATGGACAATTCTACAGGTGTCAATGTTTGGGGACCATGGtttgatggtgtcgaggtgCTCAAGAATGCCGAATGCAGCGCTATCGATTCAGCTGCAGCCAAGCAGAAAAGCATTGCCATTGTCGGCGCTGGCATGTCTGGTCTGATGGCGTACCTTTGCTTGACCCAACAGGGACTTACCAGTGTCAGCCTTATTGAGGGTGGAGATCGTCTCGGTGGTCGGGTTCAAACGGTGTACCTGAGCGGTGGCCCTTTCGATTACAGTTACCAAGAGATGGGTCCCATGCGAGTTCCCATGACGCTTACTGTTGCCAACCAGACGTACAACATGTCGGACCACCAACTCGTTTTCCAGCTGGTAGAGGAGATGAATATGCTCAATAaagacaacgacgacgaccttcATATTGACCTTATTGACTGGCTCGAGGCTGGTAGCCGTACACTCCCTCGTGATGGTGGATCAAACCgtgtgggtgaggttgatgggcaACAAGGGAGACCTGACAACCAAGGCGCTGTGGACCAGCTGGGGATGTCTGTGGAGGAAATCTTTGACAAGGTCAACAAAGCTTTGCCGTGCGAGGACTTTTGTGTGGAGATGGCCAACAACATGTTTACTGCTCATCGCAAGTGGCTCG AAAAGGGACTGTTTGACCTTGCCGGAAACCAATGGAGCGAGTTTGCCTTCACGGCTGAGtacctcaacaacaatgtCAATAATACTCATTTCGGATACTGGGGTAAAGGGGCTTCGTCGTTCTGGGACAAGGTATACGGGTCAAAATCTCTGTAG
- a CDS encoding hypothetical protein (COG:H; EggNog:ENOG503NX1U), with the protein MMEAISTLPYTSACKVALEFETRFWEHLDQPIYGSCYNAGPDYPGIGSVCYPSYNINGTGPGALLGSYISNPEWTEKWMAMNENEHVQYVLDAMVGIHGSVAQKQYTGRSSRVCQALDPLEGASWADPTVGQHQLYLPEYFKTHNNMIFIGEHTSYTHAWIASALESGIRGSVQLLLELGLVDEAKATVEKWMARWVEV; encoded by the exons ATGATGGAAGCCATCTCGACTCTTCCATACACATCCGCATGCAAGGTGGCGCTGGAGTTTGAAACTCGGTTCTGGGAACACCTCGACCAGCCGATCTACGGATCATGCTATAATGCTGGACCAGATTACCCCGGCATCGGGTCCGTCTGTTATCCATCCTACAATATCAACGGCACTGGCCCAGGCGCCCTCCTCGGGTCCTATATTTCGAATCCAGAATGGACTGAGAAGTGGATGGCGATGAATGAAAACGAGCATGTTCAGTATGTTCTGGATGCCATGGTTGGAATTCACGGCAGTGTTGCCCAAAAGCAATACACTGGCAGATCCAGTCGGGTTTGTCAAGCTTTGGACCCCCTTGAGGGTGCCAGCTGGGCGGATCCTACTGTTGGGCAGCATCAGCTTTACTTGCCTGAGTATTTCAAGACACACAACAAT ATGATCTTCATTGGGGAGCACACCAGCTATACACATGCTTGGATTGCATCGGCTCTTGAGTCGGGTATTCGTGGGAGTGTTCAGCTTCTACTGG AGTTGGGGCTTGTCGACGAGGCAAAGGCTACTGTGGAAAAATGGATGGCGAGGTGGGTTGAAGTG TAA